GTTCTTTTGGAGAACACTTAGATAGGCAAGAGTGTTTTCCTGGGGACCAGCAGACCGTAACAAAAGGAATTAGGAAGACTGTGGCTTTGCTGAAGGAGTAAGAGACAGGTAGAATGCTCAACCTGCCATGCTGGAAGTGAGAACAGTCACCTGGCTCACCTGTGATGACACCATGGGGCAGGGCAACGCAGGACGACCAAGGAGTTAAGACACCAGCCTGATCTAGTTCCATGCCAGTCAACTCAGCTTTATAAAAGacagactttaaaaaaacaaagactcTTCAGAGAGACTTTTTCTAATTTGTAGACTCAGGCATAGAAATGGTGCAGGTTTATAGGAAATAAACATTTCCTGATCCTGACTCAGGTGGAAGGAGACATCCCAGGCTGTCATCTGATTATGCACATGGGTCTTACTGTTGACATTCCTTCTGTAATTGTTCCTTCCTTGTCCCCTTCTAGGTTAAGCAGCTGCAGGAGGAAACACCACCTGATGGTATTATGACTGAAGCTTTGCCTCCTGCCAGAAAGGAAGGTGACTTGCCCCCATTGTGGTGGCATATTGTGACCAGACCTCGGGAACGGCCCACATAGAACACCTCACTGTTCATGCTTGCAAGTGAGAGTTACAGAACATGTTCACACTTGCCCTAATAAAAATAACTGGACACAGTCGGCCATGACTGAAGTGTTCTTCCAAGGATTACTGTGGTGATTGTTTGCCTGTAGTGTGGTTTGGTTTTTACCATGTATGCTAGGTGTTTTAAAGTTACCTGTAGAATTATATTGATAGCACATGTGCTTGGTAAGGAAAAGCTTCACAGAGAGCAGGGTCAAGTGTTAGAGCCAGGTGGGCTTTCATCTTTGTGCATGCACACTCAGGCACTCGTGCACACGTACACACTCGTGCAGGGCAGAGACCCATGTGGGTGGTTCCCCTCACCTTCCGTCTTTAAGATGAGGTCTCTTGTGCACTGCTGTGCCCAGCTTCATGGGTGCCGGGGCTCCAGACCTAGGTCCTCATAAGTgcctatccactgagccatgtccctagCCCACAACTGAGtaaagggaagaaacagaagagaaatacagagggctttaaaagaaagaaaaagagggctggagagatggctcagcagttaagagcactgactgctcttccagaggacctgcctgagttcaattcccagcaactgcatggtggctcacaaccatgagatccaatgccctcttctggtgtgtctgtatacagctacagtgtactcatgtacataaaataaaataaaaaattcttaaaaaaagaaaaagccaaaagatTCTTAGTGACCCTCACATTGTAGGGGTACCGGGGTGTGCTGCCACTCCTTGCTGCCTTCTTTACTTCCTAAAGGCTCTGCTAATGGAATTTTAGTCTTTATGAAAAAAGCAACTCTGAAGCAGCACAGGGCAGGCATAGAGTTCAGGGCCTTCTGGAGGTGCGCGTAGGTTTGCCAGTTGGGGCTCAAGGGTCTACTGTAGGATGCTTTGGGATCCAGGTACCCAGCTGTGCCTCCTCTGCTGGGCAGTCAACGGTAAAGATACAGCAGACCTTCATTAGTATCCCAAGTTAGTTTTTACAAAGGTCAACCAGAGGAGGCTAGCAGTCAAGCCTGGCTTATCCCCAGGACCCGTGTACGTGGAGAAAACTGCTACCGCAGAGTGCCCACAGGTCTTTACACCGGCTCAGCCGGCATTCTTAAAAAGGGTACACCTGTAACTCAGCACTTGCTCTCTTGAGTTCAGGGCCACCCTGGTCTGcagagttccaggcaagccagggctgcatagttgaaacttttatttttaaagatttatttatttttatatacgtGGGTACAACTGTAGCTgtttcagacacacaccagaagagggcatcagatcccattacacatggttgtgagctactatgaagttgctgggaattgaactcgggacctctggaagagcattctgtgctcttagccgctgacccatctctccaacccataattgaaactcttaaaaaaaaaaaaaaaaaaagtaaagcattCTACTTTACTATCAGTAAAAACTAGTTGCTTTTAGGTTTGGTAACTCATTAGAACTGTTTTCAAATTAGGCAAGTCTAGCCTTTAAATCTTGTAACTATATCACCAACAGAAGGCTCTGTTCATGTTCTAACATTGGACTGAGACCCCAAGAAACCTGAAGCAGACCTGAGGACTTTTTTTCTTAGTGATTCTTTATTTATAAGGTAGGCAGAAGCAACTGTTACAATGTAGAAGGGAGACACATTACACGCTGGCTGTTATCTATACAAGTTTCGAACAAAAACTGCACAGGGAGAGGTCAACTCTCAATACAAACTAGCAACTAAACCACAATAATTTACCTTTAGAAAGGGTTCGTTTTCAGCTGTGACACTGCTTTTACAATAtgcaaaaacacaaacagagcTACCCAAGGTGTTTGTCACATTCTTTCTACATTGAATTTGGCAACAGTTTATATTAACTTTATTCAGATTATACTAACGTTTAAAAACTAAACAAGTGAAAAGCTGTACGACGTACAGTTACATCCATTCCTTTCAAAGGTTTAAAATACCACTGTCTCTATTCGAATGACCTTGCAGCAGTTTCTGCATCTGCAGAAGCCACCTCGAGCATCATCTGCACAACGCATCAGCTACTTTGAGTCATCATGGTTGGCGGGCTAAACCACAGGCACTACTGTTTGCTTATAGTCTGTGAAAGGAgcttgtttttcaaagaaaagagCTTAAGTCATTTCTAATCATCATGCCTTTGCTTTAAAGCCATAACATAAAATGTCCTTTGAGCAATCACAGCAGTGTTTAAATGTTAATATATAGAACAATGACTAGAGGAACGTTACTCTCACATCCAATGTGGCTGTGTGTTAAAGTATAAGATTACGTCATCAGAGGCTAGAGCCAACAGAGATCTGCAGAGCACACAGGACCCAAGTCTCTTGCCCAAAAAGTCAACCGTGTTCTGTCAGTTGCTGCACTGCTGATGGCCTTGCCTTTTTTAACAGCTGTCTTTAAATGTGAGCTCTTGAAGTCTACAAATCTCTGTTGACTTTAGGGATGGGCATTGTAACAAATTTAacttccacttaaaaaaaaaaaaaaaaaagacaaattcacttaaaaaaaaaaaagaagaagaaagaaaagaaaaaaaaaacattgcctGAATTGAAATCAGACTCCCAGTTGACCGTAAATAAATCCTCTTTGCTCCGGTGTTTAGAAGCCAATCAACTGTCCTCAtttaaggaagggaagaaaaacaagCCCCCAGATTGTTAAGCACGTTGGCAAAATTGTTAGACTCCAAGCTGGTTACCCTTGATAAatctgtttgaattttttttcttcaaaatatctGGGCTTTTCAACGTACCCAGCCTGCTGGGCACAGTTAAGTAAAAGGCATTTTCTATATCTAAGAATTCCCtgctatcattttaaaatgtttttaggttTTCTGAATTGCCTTACCCCTTTGGATGTATTTGGATTCAGTGGAAGTGACTATAAGAGACGAGAAAGTAAAGGGACTATGTCTACCCGTGGCAGCAGCATGCGCAGGACTGGATGTGGGCGGTGTGTGTGCAGTcaagaggaatgctgggagaaagGAAGTCCTTAAAAACCTTACAGAAACAAACACTGCAATCTAGTATGGCTTATTCGGATGCGTTAACCATGAAGCTACTGGAAATTCAACCTATGAGGCTACTCTTCAATGTAACAGGATTGGCTATGTTGACagtgtgcccctcccccagccctcccCCCAATCCCAACACAGTCCACCATGTCCGGGTTTACTTCTCTGCATATTGCTCAACTGTTACTCCCGAGTTTCTCCTCCAGAACACAGTATATGTGAATAAGGGTTTCACCCCTTATCCGTTGTGTTTATCCATTAAAATAACTTGAATTTGCTTCTAAACTAGACAACTACAATGCAGCTACAAAAGcgtgagggaagaaaaagaaaaacaaccgaGTATGTAATCCTTTTGTGAAATTACGCCAAGGCTCCCCATCCCAACCCACCCCCTCccctttatgcttttaaaattttacaaagaCCTGTAAAAAAGTTAAATGGAATTTGGCACCTTCAGAAAAATCAAAAGGGAAACTAAGGTTAAAATATGCAGAAAGAAACCGtcaatatttacaaattaaaagaTCAAGATTATGTCAATTATATATGTTGCTTTTAATTCTTATCTAAAGATGTTTAATACTTTGAAAAGAGCAGAATTCCGAATTGCCTACAAAATCTTTTGCTTGATTATAGACTGGAATGGATCAAGACAAATTAGGCTTTATTAATTAAAGAGTTCATCCCACTAGCAGCATCTCCTGGGAGCTATGAGAACCTAAGAGAAGCGAGGTGCTGAGCGATCGTTGGTGGTCGTCTTCCTCAGCTTCACACCCCTCCGGATGGCATTCAGCATGTCTTCTCCCTGAGGACTTTCTCTTGGGCTCAGGTCTGCGGGATCATTCTCTGAAATCGGGCCTGGGGAGACAGTGGCACTTGGGGGGTCCCTTTCCTGGTCTTCAGCCTCGCTCTCTGGAATCGCCTGTCTGTGCTCCTCAGGTATAATGGGCTTTGGGCCTGGAAGTGGAGGGTTGATCGGCGCTTGACCACTCCACAAGGAAGAGGGTATATTGCTGACACCCTGGGGTCCCTCCCCCACAGATGGAGACTCAGGGCTGTGCTCACCCCGGGGCTCCTCTGGCCCATCTGGAGGGGATGGCAAAACCCCAGGGAGGTCTGGGACAGTTGGGGTTTTGACAGGAATCACTGGTGTCTTGATAGGAATAGGACCAGCTCCAATGGTCCCCCGGCGAACAGAAGGCTTAGTGGAAGGGGTCCGTCGGATGGTCGCAACCCCTGGTGTGACCATGGCAGGTCCGAGAGTGGTGGGAAGGCCAGCAGTTGAGGCTGGACGCTTGGCTTGGAACATCCGCCGGTAAGACTGGCTGATGTCACTGTTCCTTGGAATGGTGGAGGATTTGTCAAATTCTTGCTGCTCTGCCTCCTGGTCACCACTTACAGAGAAATAATCGTAATCTGAAACTGAGGATAGGATTTGATTAGACGGTCTAGGTCCAGGGCGATAGCTCTTCTTTTCCCATGCCACGATAGGAGGATGGCCTCACCCTCCCCTGCCCAGATGCTAAACACTGCCTCAGTGCCAGTTCTGTACAGGAGCCCTTTGCTCTGTTCACTAATGTACCCTGTGTGTCCACGACAGAGAACTGTGAGGTGGAGGAAAGAGCCCCAGACTGTGACAACCCCAGCTGTGACAATGCTGCTGCCAATGACCTCTGGGAGGTCGGATGAAAGGACACAAATTTGTCCAGTCCTCTGGTCCACAATTAGCCATGAGAAAGCTCTCATGGAAAGTGTTGGCTTTACCATCTCCATGATAACCAACAGCTCAAGTGTGGGCGAGAGAGGAATGGAGTTCCTGAGAACTAAGGACAAAGGCTCGTGTCCTCACTCAAGCCTGCTTTAAAATGGCACTGTGCATATCTCAGGGCAGTGAGGGAGGGGACGCTTACAGTAAGTTTCTGAACAGCAGGTCAACTGAAATGGAGGCTTAATTCTTTGTTGGGGTGAGGTCTGGAGAGCTATGTTTTAGAGGGGGGTTAGCATAATTCCCAGCCTCTTAGCTTCTAGACACCAGTAGTATCCTTGTGGTTCTGACTACTAAAGATATGTCCAGACTGCTCAACGTCCCTGAggggacaggaggagggggagtcttTACTTGAGAGTCACTGACTCGGATCTTTAATAACTTGTGGGTTACAGGGAGCCTTTAGCCAACCATCCCACAGTGATTCTGGCTGTCACATGTCTGCTTTGCCGGCCCTCTATATGTATGGTGATGAGGGAGAGACTGACTAGATTAAGAACTTAGGGGCTGGATTCCATCTCTTAGACTGGAGTTGGGTGGATTTGGTCAAGTTATTGAGCCTCGGTGTCCGCATTTGTAAAATGGGGATAAAATATCTCTCCCGTGCGTGATTGTGAAGATCACGAGGAAAAGGTGCTTCACACAAAGTGCCAAGCAAACACGATGCTGTCATTAAGAGCACGTGCCTCATTGCAGGTTGGGGAGCATCACGCACGGATGGTAAGAAATGAGCAAAATGGCTCACGTTTGGGGTCACTTCTTAGGCAGCAGCAGCCAGCGACCTGTCAACTCCCGATCACTGCCCCCAAAGACAACAGAGTGATTCCAAAGCCCATCTGTAGCCAGGCATTATGCCGTGGTTAGAACAGCCGCCGGCTCGCTGCCTCCTCACCTGGAGCCGCCCGGAAAGCTGGGCGCCTCGTACCTTGGGAGGGGATGGTATCCTCAGAGCAGCACGGGGTGGTGGTCTGGGTGCTATAGCCGCTGGAGCACTGTAGCGAGTCCCGGCTGCTCCTCTGCACGTCCAGCTGGAGGCCCCGGGACAGGGCGAGTGTCAGCTCCTCACAGGCCCCCATCTCCTCACCAGGCTGCAGGATGGAGGGCAGACACACAAGCCACAAGGGACATGTAACCTCAAGAGACCAGAGCCAcccaccatacacacactgtTGTAGGTGGGACCCCAGATCACTCCTGTGAGCACCACATCAGTAGTCTTTGGTGGCTACTTAGACCTGCATAGTTCTCAAGCAGGAACTAGAGAGTCCTACGTGCTTTACTATCACAAAAGGATTCCCCGGTCTTTTACACATTGTGGAGCTGGGGAAGGAGAATGGAGAACCACCCCTCAAGCTGCTAGGCTATGTGGACCCTGAGTGCAGGCCAGGGTCCCTGGTCCCCATTTTGGCCTAACTGTGAATCCAGCCAGATACAGAGAACAGGTATATCACCCTGGTGGCAGCTGACACAGTCATGCTCCTCGGTCTCTGTGCCTCTTCAGCAGCTGCAGGTGGACCTCCTGTAGTAGTGGGTCCTCCCCCATTGGAGTCTGGCTCACGCTTCTCTTTGCGGCGCTGGAGGGTGTTCACCAGTGGCTGGTCATAGGGTCCTGGCTTTGCCCAGTCCTGAGTAGAACGGTGTAGTCAAGAGCCATAGCCCCTGCCCACACCAACTGAGCACGCCCTCCCCCTACACtactgcctccctcctcctcatccctACCCAAAGATTTAAAAACTTTGGGTTTTTAACAACCAGGTAGGCAGAAGCTACCTGACAGCTGGTCACTATATACCAGTGCATCAGctgggacagaaagagagagagtgccATCCCAAGGAGTCAGGCCTGCCTTTCTGCTGGAAGGACCCACTCTCCTAGAGCAACTGATTTAGCCAAGGCTACGCGGCCACCAGGGGGCCCCAGCGCTCCACCAGTCGCTCTACAGGTACGTCTGCCACCCTGGGACAGGAAGGGCTCTAGGATCTGCCCCAGGTTTTGAGGACTCTCAGAGATGAGGTTATAAGCTGCTCAAAATACTGGCAGCCCCAGGGACTGACTTACCGTCCTGGAGCTTCAACCGCCCTGGTAGAAATCACTTAAAAGTTTAGTTTTTATATTGAAACAAACATGTTTCAACATCAAACAATCAAAGGCGAAGTTCATATACGTCTGAGCGAGGGCAGACTCGGGCTGCTGTTCTGTTACTGCAGCAGGACTGTCATGGGGGGACAAGATGGGCATACGGCCAAGGAGGGCAGTACAGGCTCTGATAAAACACTGCAGGTGGCCCAGGAGGGAATGAAGCCAGCaggctccacacacacacagagtttagcAGTGTCCTTGATAGCTAGTCTTCAGGGCTAAAGTTCCCTAAAGGAAGACTCAGGTTTCTGTTCCACGTGGAAAATATCTCTAGCTGGTTTTTGGTgacccctggggggggggggcagcttcCTGAGGAAGAAGGGTTGTGGGGAGGAAGGCAGAGTGTGAAAGGAAAGGTAgagttgggggcaggggagggtggCAGCACAGAAGAGGAGTGAGCACAGAAGcaatgagggagggaggagggagggaggagggaggggaggagggaagggaggagggatgggaggagggaagaaagaaggatggGAAGAGGGAGCTCtagagggtgggaggagggaggggagacacaAACCTTCCAGCTAGGGATCTGAGATGACGGGAACATGCCGGGCCCAATGGTGTAATAATGAGCGTAGTCAGGAAGGTGGACAGAGGTGACCCGAGGGAGCAGGcgggaggcaggcaggcaatgAGGGAAAGGGCCTGCACCCACAGGCCCTGCATGGGACTCACTTGATAAACTATAGTGAGAAAACCCATTAGACaactagaaacaaaaaacaaaaaagggaggagaaaagggaaaaaattaatataacaGGATGAATGTAGAGGTACAAGATGGCACTGACACCGAGGGCACGGGGAAACCTGAATATTTACAAACAAAATCAACACTGGTGCTCTGCTGCCTGTGAGGGATGCAGGAGGAACGCACGGACACCCAGCAAGCACTCAGTCGGGAGCATCTGACCTGAGTTTTAGAACAGTTTAGGAGTCGGCCATTCCTTAGTTTGCAATGTTGttagtgttttaattttcttttaaactagtgAAGCCTGATTTCACAGCACTAGGGAACCGACTCGTCACGTTATGCAAATCTGTTCATTCTAGGTTTCCCAATCGGCACACTGCTCGGGAGCAGACTCCACATCAAGCTTAGCGATGGGGAGAGGAGGGTGCAAACTGAAAGACGGGACAGCACATGACCTCCGACACAGTGAGATGTCACATCCAACAGTCTTGTGGGATGTtcgagaaggaagaaggaagaagggatgaACACAGACCCTGTTCTGGGGAGGAAGCCTTCACATCTCCAAATCCCCCATACCCCTCTTCCTCGCCCTCAATGACCACGTTGTCAGGCAGCTAGGGAGCCCTCCACCTATCCAGACCCTAGCCCAAAGAGGGCTCAGCTTTTGGAGCAGATCCTGAGTTTCCAGCcctacagctgtgacagctgtGTGTGCAGCAGGCAAGCGGGGGCAGGTCAGGAAGAACAGCCCACCATGGCTGCGACCCTGGCCAGTCACCTTCTCTGTGGACACCCAGGCGCCCATGGTGGAGCCTGAGCTGACTGAGGTGGGGGAGCTGCACTCGCTCACTGACTGGCAGGTTTCCGAGGCTTCTGAGGAGGCCGAGCTGGATGAGTTCTGCAGCAGGGAAGAGCCACACGAGGGgaccaacaaaccaaaccacgGGCCACCAGaaatcataattaaaataaaggaggaaggaaggggtgggAAGGGCAGGTACAGAAagggagacggagacagagacagacacagaagaggGGGGATGAGAGAAGCAGACAGTAAGTTAAGGCTTATTTTTCACCCACACTGGTTTTAAGAAAGCAACATGAGACATGGCCAAGCTCTGGCCCTGCTGCGTGTGGAGCCTGTAGACACAGCTCACCCTTGCGCCTGACAGAGCAACACTGGCTCATTACACCGGGCCTCTCGGCAAGCTCTGGGCTCTTGGGCATACGACAGTATACCACAAGGACCCAGGATGGACCTTATAAGTCCATAGGTATTATACATTGCACAAAACTGTCCCTAGGCAAGTGGTGGCTGGACAAGGCTCTAATTCCTAGCGACTTATCGTCCAGCACAGCTTCTGTTCCAGATGGTAGCATCACCTCCCGTCTTAAAGACAGCTTTGAAGTTCTCTGTCTGGACAGTGACTTGGGAGAGATTGAGCAGGGAGGCCTGGCGATGAGTCTTTATTCCCACCGCCGGATGAAGCATCTGGAGAAGACCAGGTATGGGGACTGGGTGCCAGTGCTGATGGCACAAGTCCAGGTGCCTGACAGTCCCCTGCCCCCAGCCTGGCCTTGTGACACTCTGCTGTAGTAGAGACTCTGCCTTTCTTATGGTCACTGGTATGCCTCGATTCTAtggcctggtgtggtggttttaatgagaATGGGTTCCATGGGTTTATATGTTcaaacacttggtctccagttggtaaAACAGCTTGGGAAGGACTAGGAAATATGCCGTTGCTACAGGGAAAATCACCGGGGACAGGCTTCGAGGTCTCAGAAGCCCACGCCATTCTTCCCCGTGAGCCTTCTTCACTTCATGACACCAAGCTTCTTGCTCCAAGTTCCTCACTGCTAGCTACAAACTCTAGCTTAACTCCATTTTGATGAAATCAATCAGGCCCTTCAGTACTATGTGCGCCTGGATCAACCATCAAGGAGGCCAGATTCATGTTTCTATCCCCTTCTCCCATCTCAAAAGGATTCCTGTGAGGGACAGAGGCTTAGCTTCCCATCTTGCAAGGGCAAAGCACCGAACGCATACCCATGGTCGGAAATGTAAAGGCTTGAGTTCATGCTTTCTCTCCACCACTCCCCTGCTGTGGAGCTGTGGACTTTAAGCTCTGAGCCCAGCGTTTTTCACCTTGAGAACTGGATCAACAGTATCGATCTATGCCAAAGGGGAGGTGGAACCCTCTGGCTGGTGTGATCTGGGAAAGATCTTACAAGTTCCTCTTTACTTGATTGCAAGCAGCTGTGCTGTCTGAAAAAGAGTAATTCTCCCTTAAATCCTGCAGCATCCTTTGGCTTATTATAACTACCCTAAGGCTGAGGAAATAAGACAATGGTTGGTCACatgccaatgagagaccctggaTTCCATACCCAGCACcaacaaaacacacagagagcctactggtatgtgcatacatgtctgGGGGGGGGGCACCCTGGGCTCCACACCTAAAACCAACAAAACATACAGAGAGTTTATTGGTGTGTATATTGgagtgtttatatatatatatgtgtatatatatatatatatatatatatacacatatatatatatatatatgagagagagagagagagagagagagagagagagagagagagagagagaacacataccCTGGCTTCCACATTCAGAACCAACCAAACATACAGAAAGCCTAGTGTCGTGTGTGAAGCAGCCAGAGGTTCACTGGCCACATTAACTGGCCAGCAAGGGTGTCACTGTCTGCACCCTCCTAGTGTTTACTGAGGTGACAGGCATGTCCCACTTTACCTGATAAGTGCTGAAAACCCAAACTTTGCTTCTGAGTACCAGGCTCTCCCTTCTTAGCCCCAGAAACTCTACTCTTGGGGACTAGCCAGGCAGGTACAACCTTCAGACTTTAGAGACCCCTGTAATTTACCACCTTTCGCTCTCCCAGACATCACTGGGGCAGAAATCGTGCTTGGGCCACCAAGAGACTCATGAGAAGAAAGGCTTTGCTTCTTTAGCAAGGGTTATCAGGGTACCAGGTGTGTTAGTTCTCAGTCCATTAGATGCAAACAGAGCTGGACTGCACGCACGATGGTCTTTAAGGAAGCAACAGTTCTGCCCTCCTTCTGACCACATACAGCTTGGTAGGAGCACGGGAGGCATGGCTTAGTGAAGCACACAATAGGGATGGAGGCCCTGGTGGCCAAGCCAAGGCACCCCAGCTGAGACAAGCACACTGAGTGTAAACGCAGCTCGGGCTGGAGACTTTATGTGGGAAACTGCGTCtctaaagaggagaaaaaaagagggggaagggagaccACCAAACCTCACATGGCTGAATAGTGCTGAAGCTCTGAAGTAGGAGGTTTCTGCACTTGCTAACCTTGGCTGAGCAACCAAGTTCTCTGGCTCAGCCTCTCCACACTCCTCCACCTCCCAGCAGGTGGCGCTATGGGGCCCAATCACATCCTAGCATTGGATGCACTATGCCTGCTAAGTAACAAGTGTCGAGCCAAAGCTGACAAACCGGCACCCTGAGGGTTGTATACACCAACCACACACAAGGGGCACCAATGCCTGGTCTAGCTGGACGAGTGCCGTCCAAACTACAGTATGTGGAGAGACTGTGCATCTTTCCTTCTCCAGGGATCAACAGAGTTATCCACAGGGCCTCTAATAGACACCCTCCCTGGCAACACAATGGATGGCGGGGGAATTGAGAGTGCGGGGAAGCACTGTTCACCGACAGGGTCGATGTCCCTGGGAAAAACCCGAGATGACAGGAAGAGGGGGGTGTCCCCACTGTGGAGCATAATGTCACACCAACCTGGGTACTTACAAGGATgcaggggggcggggggtgggggggaaaccCAGTCTCTCTGAGGCTACCTACTTAGAAGTGATAGCTTGCCCAACCAACACATTATTTGTAATTACTGCTGATGTTAAGATAGGCTTCCAGCCCAACTTAGAGGATCTCTCCCTTTGGGGGTCTCTTTTAAATGACCCATCAACAGTGGTGAGGGCACCCTGTGTGCCTGCTGCTCTCTGGGTGAAGGATGTCCTTACCTGGTTGGCAGCCTCAGGTGGCATGGGAGAGGGTGACTTGGACTGGAAGGCGTCCTGGGATATGAATCCTGAGTCGTGGGAAGACACGCTGGACAGCCTCACGGGGGCCTGCTGGGCCAGGTTGGAGCTGCGGTAGCGGTAATGCGAGCtgggggagtgggagtgggagccACTGGACCGGGAGTCGCTACTGTTGACACTGTTCAGGCTGCTGTAAGGGACAAGCAGAGGGGGCAGGcgtggagaggagagggcagggatAAGAAGAAAGAGGGCAATGGACAGTGtgagaaaaagcacaagaaaacacCAGTTCCTTGCCCTGAAGAAGCATACAAACCCAGGACATGTTTGTTGTCAAAGACCAAATCGGGCTGGTGAATGAAAGGTTCTTTTAGGTGAACAGCAAGAGAGCTAGGTTTCAGTCTCTGAGGTTACAACATGACAGTCTTAGTAAGCAAGCatgtaattttacaaaaaagCAATGAGGCCCAACTCTGCTGTGCCATCCACCAACAAAACTGCGGGACTAACACTTGGGTCATAGAGAAAGTGGGTGTGATCTCTTCTGCCTGCAGCAAAACCCACTAAGTCTACAGCAAGGACGGACATGGTCTCACATCCTTGGGTGGACTACCTGGGTCCAGTTGACCAGAGACCACACAGCTAACCAGCACTGGCAGATGCCCTATGGTTAGAGTGGATCCCATCTTAAGGTGAATTCCATCCACCAAAGTACATGAGCCAATCAACTTGGGGAGACTGAGTGCAAGCATTACGTATTTTATTAACAGAGCTGGTGAGTTGACTGATGGCTCTACTCCTTCGTGGGTGTGTCCCTGTGAAACCATCTGTGGGCTGAGTGTAACAGCA
The window above is part of the Arvicanthis niloticus isolate mArvNil1 chromosome 13, mArvNil1.pat.X, whole genome shotgun sequence genome. Proteins encoded here:
- the Mtss1 gene encoding protein MTSS 1 isoform X8 — its product is MEAVIEKECSALGGLFQTIISDMKGSYPVWEDFINKAGKLQSQLRTTVVAAAAFLDAFQKVADMATNTRGGTREIGSALTRMCMRHRSIEAKLRQFSSALIDCLINPLQEQMEEWKKVANQLDKDHAKEYKKARQEIKKKSSDTLKLQKKAKKGRGDIQPQLDSALQDVNDKYLLLEETEKQAVRKALIEERGRFCTFISMLRPVIEEEISMLGEITHLQTISEDLKNLTMDPHKLPSSSEQVILDLKGSDYSWSYQTPPSSPSTTMSRKSSVCSSLNSVNSSDSRSSGSHSHSPSSHYRYRSSNLAQQAPVRLSSVSSHDSGFISQDAFQSKSPSPMPPEAANQNSSSSASSEASETCQSVSECSSPTSVSSGSTMGAWVSTEKLSNGFSHYSLSSESHAGPVGAGPFPHCLPASRLLPRVTSVHLPDYAHYYTIGPGMFPSSQIPSWKDWAKPGPYDQPLVNTLQRRKEKREPDSNGGGPTTTGGPPAAAEEAQRPRSMTVSAATRPGEEMGACEELTLALSRGLQLDVQRSSRDSLQCSSGYSTQTTTPCCSEDTIPSQVSDYDYFSVSGDQEAEQQEFDKSSTIPRNSDISQSYRRMFQAKRPASTAGLPTTLGPAMVTPGVATIRRTPSTKPSVRRGTIGAGPIPIKTPVIPVKTPTVPDLPGVLPSPPDGPEEPRGEHSPESPSVGEGPQGVSNIPSSLWSGQAPINPPLPGPKPIIPEEHRQAIPESEAEDQERDPPSATVSPGPISENDPADLSPRESPQGEDMLNAIRRGVKLRKTTTNDRSAPRFS
- the Mtss1 gene encoding protein MTSS 1 isoform X6, with the protein product MLRPVIEEEISMLGEITHLQTISEDLKNLTMDPHKLPSSSEQVILDLKGSDYSWSYQTPPSSPSTTMSRKSSVCSSLNSVNSSDSRSSGSHSHSPSSHYRYRSSNLAQQAPVRLSSVSSHDSGFISQDAFQSKSPSPMPPEAANQLSNGFSHYSLSSESHAGPVGAGPFPHCLPASRLLPRVTSVHLPDYAHYYTIGPGMFPSSQIPSWKDWAKPGPYDQPLVNTLQRRKEKREPDSNGGGPTTTGGPPAAAEEAQRPRSMTVSAATRPGEEMGACEELTLALSRGLQLDVQRSSRDSLQCSSGYSTQTTTPCCSEDTIPSQGTRRPAFRAAPVSDYDYFSVSGDQEAEQQEFDKSSTIPRNSDISQSYRRMFQAKRPASTAGLPTTLGPAMVTPGVATIRRTPSTKPSVRRGTIGAGPIPIKTPVIPVKTPTVPDLPGVLPSPPDGPEEPRGEHSPESPSVGEGPQGVSNIPSSLWSGQAPINPPLPGPKPIIPEEHRQAIPESEAEDQERDPPSATVSPGPISENDPADLSPRESPQGEDMLNAIRRGVKLRKTTTNDRSAPRFS